A genomic region of Gemmata massiliana contains the following coding sequences:
- a CDS encoding helix-turn-helix transcriptional regulator — protein sequence MTSVQPNLDKSFPPTVEAATYDANDLAALLECSVRQIWRMRDANELPACLRLGRLVRWPKSVIDSWIASSSATTRR from the coding sequence ATGACGTCAGTTCAACCCAACCTCGACAAATCGTTCCCGCCTACTGTTGAAGCCGCGACGTATGACGCCAACGATCTAGCGGCGCTGCTCGAGTGTAGCGTTCGGCAAATCTGGCGGATGCGCGACGCGAACGAGCTGCCCGCGTGTTTGCGACTTGGTCGGCTCGTGCGCTGGCCGAAGTCCGTTATTGATTCGTGGATCGCTTCTAGTTCCGCAACAACCCGTCGCTAA
- a CDS encoding DnaB-like helicase C-terminal domain-containing protein, giving the protein MTPSSAKFVTAAAVARSPAFDLDARPERWKPEAPFELLDLRPGRVLLLGAPPGAGKTTLVLQAVAGTLANHPNLRAVIGNVEVAPGALLEKLLSRLARVTLDAIQDRQLLADERRRVESALTEHATLFERIAFLEAPFALRNLAEAMLAFGARLCVVDYAQRFTTGDDDDRSKLDALMSQVRKLANAGACVVLVSSVARQKSKNGSSTYAGLGMASFRGSSELEFGADAAYILHAAKDGIALLECVKARFGSPRDIPLRFDSPTQTFRAGEPLDTFDAAPEPPPRKGNR; this is encoded by the coding sequence GTGACACCCTCGTCTGCCAAGTTCGTGACCGCTGCGGCCGTCGCCCGCTCGCCCGCGTTCGACCTCGACGCGCGCCCGGAGCGCTGGAAGCCCGAAGCCCCGTTCGAGTTACTCGACCTGCGCCCGGGCCGCGTGCTGTTGCTGGGCGCGCCGCCCGGTGCCGGGAAAACGACACTGGTGCTCCAAGCCGTGGCCGGCACGTTAGCGAATCATCCGAACCTCCGCGCGGTGATCGGGAACGTGGAAGTCGCGCCCGGCGCGCTGCTGGAAAAGTTGCTCAGCCGGCTCGCCCGTGTGACGCTCGACGCGATTCAGGATCGGCAGTTGCTGGCCGACGAGCGCCGCCGGGTCGAATCCGCGCTCACGGAACACGCCACACTGTTCGAGCGGATCGCGTTCCTCGAAGCCCCGTTCGCACTCCGCAACCTCGCCGAAGCGATGCTCGCGTTCGGTGCCCGGCTGTGTGTGGTGGATTACGCGCAGCGGTTCACGACCGGGGACGATGACGATCGCTCGAAACTCGACGCGCTCATGAGCCAGGTCCGGAAGCTCGCGAATGCGGGTGCGTGCGTGGTGCTGGTGTCTTCGGTGGCGCGGCAAAAATCCAAGAACGGTTCCTCGACGTATGCCGGGTTGGGGATGGCGAGTTTCCGCGGCTCCTCGGAGTTGGAATTCGGTGCGGACGCGGCTTACATTCTGCACGCCGCAAAGGACGGTATCGCGCTGTTGGAGTGCGTGAAGGCGCGATTCGGTTCGCCACGGGACATCCCACTTCGGTTCGACAGCCCGACCCAGACGTTTCGCGCGGGTGAACCGCTCGATACGTTCGA